The sequence caacaaaaacctgttttcctttttcagaatttttttcggaattattttctgaattttcatggccaaacaccataatATCTAACTCCAAATTTTATTttcgaaaaaaagaaaaaaaaattcatggtcAAACGGGTCCTAAAATTTTTCGTGTGCCTGTAGTGCCAAAACACTGCTCTTGTCATATCAAATTAGTGCCAAAATATTGCTCATGTGATTCTCCCCTTTTTGATAATTTCATCCTTGATACTAAAGTAGAGTGATTATTTTGTTCGAATTAGAAAtgtttttgccctttattaaagcacctcacaatagataaaattatcattttattatttattatattccttaaattaaaagtcaaatcaaatattatattttttttactaaattcaCAAACCAAgttacttttccatatttgaaattaaaatttttttatttatgttaaaaaaaatcaGATCTATAAAAAATTctaacattaataaaattaaatttaaccaCAACTTTGATACTTTTCAAGGGTATGAATAGTGGGTTTTGAGCTAGAGGGTCAAAGACAACACCGATGGGTTTGGAGTGTTGCTTGACAATCGACTTCAAAGCTTAgttaaacatatcataattcaactAAATCCATCATATTCATACATTCAAGAGATATTGAATTCAATCATTGTATTAATATAATAACATTTagtttcattattcattatttaaaCAGATACTGTATTTAGGATAATATTAATAGTtcttttaaaacaaattattatttttattattttgaataataaagtaatgCACATGTGCAACAAACGTATCCTAACCTGCTTATGTAAATCTCGTATCAacacataaaaaatcaaatttttgttaAATCTCCCTTCGGTATGAGTGACAAAAGAAAAACCACAACATTGGTTGGTCCCTGTTGAGCACTGCCACAAATGTAAACATCCAGGGCCCAACTGATCATGATAAGCCTAGAAGGGACACTTTAATGAATGGGAAAAGGACATGGCgtgatcattttttaaaaaaaaatgaatataatttgaaaaggtagataaatataaattatcaactaaatttaattttttttttagttatttggcTCAATTGAACACatacagtctctatactcaattgatacacttttatatcatattgatacacttttatactatattgatacacttttaataaaagagaaaggaaattctatgcaagtaCATGCgctccctatacccaattgatactcttttataccatattaatacacttttatactacattgatacatttgcagtgtccatatactcaattgatactctcttatactagattgatacatttttagaatacatgtagaaactatatagagtcgtataaaatatgtatctaaataataattgtagttaaaaattatatagaatgtgcatatctattttctttttaatgtttGACTTGTTTTATTATAGTTCCTCTTTTGGACTTGCAATAATGTCGGGGTTgatttttggatttgaaaaattacAGTTGAACTATTGAAAAAAATTGGAGTTAGGTTTTCCATTTTGTGTTTGAGTTGCATTATCTGCTCCTCAAAATCTTATGTATTTGTTTTGATCAAATAAAGTTTCTTATAGTAAGTTCACATAACTTTTTTTATAGTCAATGTCATCATTCCATAAATATACATAATGTATGTTCCAATGTACAACAATTGTAGTTAtgttaatttaaaaaaaggaatagatttttagaaaaaaataaaaagttgcaaaaaaaagagtagaaaaatagtgaaaaaacacaaaagagcagtgatttttttataatagaatgaaacatcaaattaaaaaaaatggaacaTAAAAAAAacagcaaaattaaaaaaataaaatgaactagcgtttaaaaaaaaaataggaaaaaacatGAAGTAACTGACATGCAAAATAATCAATGGCTGTAaaatgaaattagtttagtggCTGATTAGAGGGAATTAAATTGCAGTGTCTATttaattggaattagttttagCTAGTGGACATTTTTGTCATTTCCCTTAAtgaaaacctttttttttttttcgttttattAACTGACACAAATTATATGAGATTGTTTTCTTGCTGGTCAGATTAGTGGACACAAGTATAAGATTTGAATCcagtaatttataaaacataaaggaACCTCACGTAATTTGTGTTAGTTTTATAAGGCCAAAAAGTGAGGTGTCTCTATTCTTACTAGTTATTTAACTGATGTCTCAATGTAATGCAACTCTTTCCATTTTAATTGGGAAAAAACATATACaattctgaaaaaataaattacaattccTGTTCAACAAGCACCACAAGTTTTGGAACCCTCTGTGATAGTTGATTAACTAGGATGAGGTGACACTACAAACTGTTTCTCTTAATTAGAACAATCAACATGGAGGACCAAATTTtactgttttttttcttttccttctttagCCTTTGCAATTTCTTCTACTGCACGTTGTTCCAATTTACTATTTATAACTAGTTAAAGTAACATATTCGTTTAGTTCAATTGAAAAGATTTTCAATCCAATCCCCTACATACTTGGCCAAAAGGTTAATATCAAAGATAATGCCACATGTGGTCGTTAATCGTCATACTAAAGTAGCTAGGAGGAAAGGAGTGGTTAATGTGTCGTTTTCATATTTAAAGAGGTTTTTTTTTGGGCCGATAGAACTCATCATACTCACCACACAAAACATACACTACCTCGATTTCAACTAGTTCGtctaataagaaaattaaaaaaaataaataaaatatttgaatcatATAGTTTTAAACATAGATGTGTAGAATGCAACAAATATTGTTAAATTTGCAGTTTTAAATATGTTACTTaagaaattgaaattaaaaaactaCAAACAAGAAAGATGAGCaaattgaaattaaagaataACTGAAAAACCAGAACTCAACATATAAGCACCGATTCATCATTATTAAATTCTCATAACTTGGTTGGAATGGAGGAAAATACACAGGTACAAGAGGAAaaagaaacaaaggaaaaaaCAGTAGTTTCTGAAAGGGGTAAAAAAAGACTAggtacaaatcaaacaaacatctCCATAGGAGGAGTAATTATATGTTGGCTGGCCATAAGGGTGAAATTCAGTAGCCTTCTGGCTTGTAGGCGATGAAACTGATGCACTGCACTTGACGAACGTTATCGAATCCGATAATACGGATCCAGGCCTGTGGGTAAGCCTTCTTGGCCTCTTGGACCTCATTCAACACCTGGGTAGCGTCAGTGCACCCAAACATGGGCAACTTCCACATTGTCCAGTACCTTCCATCGTAGTATCCTGGTGACCTGTGGTGCTCACGGTACACGAATCCGTGCTGCATCCATAACATATTCATAATAATTAGTTACTATTATGCTTAATTAATACTTGTAAATTTTATAAATCAGAGACAAATATTGACCTCAGTCTCGAATTCCAAGCAAGGAACCCATCCCTTTTGCAAAAGGTACTCAATTTCCTTGAGCAATTGCTCGTCAGACAAATCAGGAAGGTATGAGAGAGTCTCGTACTTCTTCTTGTTAATTGGTGGCCACACCTACACTCCACACATAAAACAATTCAAAGTAATTAGTACTAGCACGAATTAGAAACGTAGTTAACTATATTGATAATGTAAAAATTCTTTTAACCAGCATGCATTGGACACGTCCACCGTTGCTAGCAATGGAAGTAATGTCAAGGTTGTTCTTCCTAGTAACTGGGAAAGATGCAGCAGATTTTAGGCCAGTGAAGGGTGCAACCATGCTAGCCTGAGTGACATTGGTGCGGGTAGCAACGGCTGCCGAAGAGATCACTGAGGAAGCCATTGCGTTActacttagttttatttttccttgAGACAATTGTTTTTTTGAAGATGCTCATTGCACTGTGGCTCCCGTCCTTTATATAATGAAAAGATTAGACATATTCTCTATCTAACGGATTGAAACAAGCAAACCTCATCTTAGATGAATGGTGACCATTGGATTATGTGGCTGTTGATATTACAAAGTTTAATGGCCACATGAAAGATAAGAAATTGGAGCTAAGTGtctttttcatttcttctttttaaattCATTAAGAAGCCAGAATGGAGGTGCCACGAGTCAGAAGCTGGTGAATCTTATCTCATCCAGAATGGTtaatttttctatgttttcaGAGAGTGCAGTTTAGCCTCATCTTATTATTACAGTAGTGGATGTAGTTGCAGTCTTTTTTGATTGGACTTGGAGAGACCATTCCGTATTGCAGAAGGTCCAGACGTATTTTTCTGGACGCATCATTTTCGTATTTTTGGCCACTCccaagttttatttattttcaacttagCTTATAAATGGTGACAATATAGACACCTCATAttccaaaaaagaaaatttaaattagcCTTGAATCTCATTGCTAAATTGCTGGTGACTAACAGGATTATTTGACAGTCCGCCAAATATTATGTTAGCAATGGATTAATTTTGCTGTTTAGTTACAAAATTTTTTTGTTGCTTGTTTCTAATTTTTAGTACGTAATTTTAGGTCGCAAGTTCTTACTTTTAGTAAATGGTTACTCCATCCATTTTTAAATAAGTGCATGTTTTGAAATTAACATGCCATTAATAAATTGCTAACTCCTAGaaaataaaatgtaattttatcaatttatgctATATACTACCAAAAGGGCAGCCTTTAGCCACGATTTTGTAGCCACGACTGCAGAAAGTCGTCCCTAACATTATAAGACAATTTGAGGTTTCCAACGCATCACAAAGCGATGCTAAAATATTGTGGCAAAAAATAGGCGGGGTACTAAAATTTCACTCCCTTTTTTCATCCGcccccacttttttttttttttttgaaattaatttttctttccaCCCAAAATTTAATTTAGTAGTATAggaaattattttcatttttttggcaCTCAAATATCTGTTTAATCCTAAATTGCTACTCACCCAAATCACTGCCTCCTCTCTATCATCGAAATTCAACTTCTGCTAATTGTTGCCACTCCTTTCTATCATTGTAATCTTCTTGTGTTCTTATTTTGCCACAAGTTTTAGGGCCATTGAAGTACCTTTCTTATTTtgggttgtattcttcttattttgGATTGCTGTATcgaatttttgttgttttattgcTCACTCTTGCATTGTTGTTCTTATTTTGGTTTATTGTGTAGAGTTATATtgaattttcctttattttgaagGAAATTGCTAAACCTAGTTTATCGAAACTTGATGAGAAAAGAAATTGACTCAATCTAAACGAGGTACTCTAATCGACTCAAAAATTATATGTAAAGAGCTAATTAAGTGCTACTGAGGGTTGAGGGTTTAGCAGGTCTTAACTACACTAACTTTTTactattttgttgttttctttacaGGTAATTTCCATACAATTTGAAGGCTATTGAAATTATGGCATCTTCAAACTCTTTATTAAGTTGGAACATTTTTCGCCTGATGAGGCTCTTTACTTGTTATTAACTCTATTTATTTGCTCTTTCAAAGGGttcattttcaaaaaattatgtataatgtATTAGTACTATATAGAAGCATGGTAAAGTAGGCAGGTGTTCGTCGATATGCCTGCATgttccgtaattttactatatcactcttaattaattataattacaTGTCagttacgtattaaaaaattaataatatttaatgaaaaaataaaatagacatttataatatACTGATTCAGTTACTTCAACCATAATTTAtcatatcactcctaattaattgttataagtcatctaagtattaagaaattaataatatttattaaaaaaggtaaaatagacataaaatgataaattaagaaACAATTACACAAATAATCAAACTTAAGGACCATTATTTCAAAAAATCCCATGTCTTTTAAAATACTTCATAATATACcactttttagtatttttatcctTGATACATATTATTTCTCTCTCAAAACCGCACAACCACCTATTTTTTAGCCCCACATCTCTCcatttcatttaaaaaatttttTAGCCCAAAATAATCGATAACTTCTCTCTAATTTTGAGTTTCAATCACTTATCTTCATCCTCTATCTATTGCAAACGTCATTCAAGTCAATGcggtataattttttttttttaatttttttgagagGTGAGTTGACTGTTGAAGTAGATTTTAAGAAAGATTAATTTATAGTATTAGTTTCAAAACacatttattgtattttttttgtttttttattttttgaattttatggctTCCGATGATTAACCATCATTCTGTTTGGATGTTACCCAAATTGATAAGAGCATTGCTGGTTCTTCAAGTGATGAAGTGGTGGGTTTTATTCCGGATAATTTTGgtaacattttaatttttttttgcgaAAATCAAAACACTGCAATGACTTTGCAAAGATGAAGAGGCTTCGAAAAGATTATGCTACTCAAACTGAAAAAACAAACATGCAAATCAGTGAGGAAAACAATATAGGGAGATGTACAATTTCCCctcaaatatgataaaaaaaccTTAAAATTTTCACTTGATACATATGACATTTTTACTACGATCTGAATGCATTTGATGCTTTTGTTAGATGAtacttttgatatatttttgtagTTGATACTTTGTCTATATTTAAGTGTTTGTAACAGTTTATTCTTCGTACTGATATTTGTTGGATTTGATAcctttgatatatttaaaatccGTTATGTGTATTTATAATTTGCATATTTAAtacatttgaaatattttgatagcAAGTATTCATTGCCATGTGTTAAATCAATATACATatgtttgatatattttgatatatataatgtataGATACAGTATATGTATCAATATATCTATTTTATACATATGATACATATCATACTATATTATAATGTTATACGCCCGACCTAACTTGTTTAATCTGCTGATTACAAAGAATGTGAACATAGTTGTCAAAAAAATGGCCTTTACATAATTTAAGGTATTGTAGAATACATAATCACATGATTGTTTCAAAGATGAAGACAGGTCTAAAGGAAGAAAAATTTAGAATATTTCGTCGTACCTATTTTGAATCATATCTCAGAATGTTCAAATGCAACGTCAAGGATTATGGAATGAACAAAGCAATGAATGGATATGTTAGTGACAATCAAGACATGTGTTAGTGACAATCAAGACCGCCTAAACCTAAATACACATACATTCCTTAAGATGATCAGAATTTGATAGATATTGAGTAGTTGTTTTTCTGGTAGTCGTGTTCTGATAGTTGTGTTCTGATGTTGAATAcatattttgtgattttgttctGATAGAATTTTCATGATGAAATTGTGGCTTTTTGTGTCcttgttttcttttttggtgGAAAAATTAAATGGTGATTTGACATTACATATAATAACACttagtactttatttattataataatttttttttacagttttatgtattattatgttaaagttattatttttgcAGTTTACCAGTAACTTCAAatcatatgtatatacaatatgATTCATTGCATtcaaaaacatttatcaatgaaATTGCAGTTCATCAGTATCTGAATGATATATATCAAATATATGTATCATTAATGATTTATATGTATCAAATAAagtcaaacaaaaattattgcTGATAATTCTAAAAGGCTAGGAGTAAAGCAAGAGATGATCGATCATAATAGGACTAACACAAGTTGAAATCAGTATATTGAGAAACAATgctgatttatttttttgaatgaatTTATGAAGACTTTTTAACGAACAAACGTTTGCTATTGAATAGGACTTATTGAGAATTATTATTCATAAAGTGAAACTCAATATTTGATGTTGAATTGAAACTTTATGCTTCAGACAAAGGGACTTAGTAACAAAATTGTAGTTCTTAAGAAATAATGCAGTAATAGCAAActttaaatcaacttaaaattgcAGTTGATTAGTTAACTGAATGATATGTATCAAACATATGTTTCATTAATTATTAATATGTATCAATCAACttaaaattacaattatttttttttgttacacAATTAAAGTTATGTTAAAGTTACTGTTTTTGCACTTCACTAGTAACTTTAGTTTATATgtatataacatatgtatcagttactttgcattttttttagtTACCGGAATGATATGTATCTAACAATGTTTCAAAGATATGAATTAATTATGTATACAAAAAAGCTATTGTAGCGATTCACTGTAATTAATATTTTCAGCAATTCATCGATCGTAAGTTGAAAAACTATTGTAGCCATTAGATCTCTGTAAGATGCTTTTTTGTGGATTATAATACCGTCAACCTTATACTAGTCATATCTAATCTCAGAAATTCAAATACCTAAATGCCCTTACAAAACACAGATAGTCGACAGTTACACGAtgaaaagaaagatgaagaatttGTGTAAAAATTGAAGTTTTCAATCGAGTTTGATTTGAAGAGATGAATGTTTTAATTTTCTGttgatttttacattttttgccCTTTTAAAACTGATGAAACATTATTTACTCTCTCAATTTAAGGgcattttgttgtttctttagttagctaacaatttttttttccgaATGTATCAAAACACATATGTATCAAGGCCAAATATATGTATCAAAAAACGTAAAATATAGTATATTAAGTAATAGATAAAGTTGTGTTAAAAATAGTTATTAGCACCTTAATGTATGatatttatgtaagttacccataaattaactcttgatattttaaattaacttgatatcttatatgagacccacttaaatttttttcacaagtatatCTTATAAcaatttttctatatcacttctagttagttatttaagacatgtctgcttcgctacttcaatcgtgatatttgatttactctcgaaattatatcactatcacttaaattggaatagaagaaaaagtattataaatcataataattaaaaaatttaaattatcttaaaaatataattgactatcaatgccacagaAGTTTGGATATGGAAAGTATTacaaattacaatagctaacaacttaaaatagtaaattagaatgccaaaaaaatattataaactacaatagctaacaacttaaaatatcttaaaacatattaaaaatataattgattatctaaattagaaaaattattataaatcacaataactaaaaacttaaattattttaaaaatataattgactatcagtgccacaaaagtttggacaaagagagaattataaattacaatagctaacaacttaaaatagtaaattacaatgccaaaaatatattataaattacaatagctaacaatttaaaatatctgaaaacatattaaacatataattgattatctaaattttaattgtGTCACATCAACTgagataagaaaataatatatattgggttCGTGCTAGCACGTGCCCCTCGATATCTAGTAGTAATACATATAAGTGGCTTGGGAAGCAGCTGGAGGTTGTCCTCCCAACTTGCCGACCAAGCCCActttttacatattattatttttctccattttaatttgtttgtcttatgtTTATCtgttatgtatttaaaaattagataaaagttactataaattataataattaacgaTTTTATTTGAAGGACATAAAAAAGTTTATTCACTCTCAAAATTCTATCAGCCACACAACTTGGGATAGaagaagtaacatatattatctaaaaataacataaaaagtatcttaaatcataataattaacaacttaaaatattatcGACATATGATTATATAAGTGGTTTGAGAAGTAGTTGGAGGTTGTCCTCCCAGCTTATGGACCATGccactttttatatattattatttttctcaattttaattgatttttcttatttttttttatcaattatgtatttaaaaattacataaaagttacTATAAATTACGATAATTAACGATTTAAGATATTTGAAGGACATAAAAAAGTTTGTTCACTCTCAAAATTCTATCAGCCACATAACTTGGGATAGAGGAAGTAacagtaacatatattatttaaaaataacatgaaaaatatcataaattgtaataattaacaatttaaaatattatcgacatataaaaaatttgattgattctCCATATACTATTACAATTACATAAATTGGGATaagagcaacatatattatttgaaaatagtagaaagtactataaatcacaataattaacaactcaaaatatttaaaaactatatatgaaaaattgggttgactctctaaattccatcagtgtcacataaattgagacaaagagAGTGTCATATATTagatgaaaattatgtaaaaatactacaaattacaataattaacaacttaaaatatttaaagaccATACAAACATCTACAAATATTATAGAAAACATGGTTGATTCTCTAAATTACATCAATGACACATACATTCAAACAATGAGAGTAATATGTATTGTCTTaacttatataaaaaatattgtatatCATTAAATACTTGAAATATTTAAAGAtcgtataaaaaatttaattgactctcCAAAATTTATctgtatcatataaattgagaaaaaaattagcATATGTTGAGATTGTGCTTACACGGGCTCTTGTGTCTAGTATCTATAAATGTGGCTACAAAGTCAGTTATGACAGTGGAAAGTTAAACAATGAAGGCTTTACTTGAGTGTTGATTCAATTGGCCATATTTGCCTTCTTTTAGTTCCCCGTTTGTGACcgaaaataaataaacacataaaacagaaaaattctaaaactagATGGACTCTTTTGAGATGAGAGATAAGggatagctaatttcataattaattttagaatgaCTATATTCCATGTTTGATTGAAATAAATGTTTCGAGATAAGTTGTTTCTCAATCAAACGAGCCTTGCTAGTTTCCTATAGTCTTGTTAGTTATTAGTTTCCTTGTTATTTCTTTAAGTATTTGGGTTGCAATTATTTTAGTGACATGTATGACCCCTATTATATGTGCCgcttttgggtttaaatttttaatcattcTGTAGTATCTGGATATAACACTTCTTAGTATTTAGTTATTTGGTTCTAGCTACTTTTAAATAAGTTGTCGTCATGTATGATACATCTAATTAACCATGAAAAAGGATCAACTACAAGGAAGGAATCAGAAGTTTTATCGTGGAATAACTTGTTAATATGTAAGGTTTATTTAGTGAAGCTGTGAGGTACTGACTAATATTTTGCTTTCAATGAATTACATTCTTTATCTTGGTGTCTTTTTAAAAAAGTCTATTTATTTTAAGTACCAATTGTTGGGTTTTTAAGAGGTGggaatggaaaataaatagactTTTTTAAAAAGACACCAAGATAAAGAATGTaatttgaataggcaccttttcGGTTTGGATGATTATGAACTTTCcaatgggttgtgacttttttGAAGAGTTGTACCTTTTtttgaagagttgcaccttttaTGAAGGGAGacacctttctgaaccattgcttctcATCACGAAGAAACACCTTGACGGATATAAATACCTGAAATTTTTTCTCATCTAtagacatgaaaattttgaagaaaaaaatattcgtCTTTCTTAAAAAGAAACTCTATTGTGGTTTGCTACCATTGAGTGCATTTGTGATTTGACAGAAATTGAGGTACTGCTATTCTGTTGAATTGTGATTCATTTTACCCTGGGAAGATATATtctataacctcgggtacttgaggaaaattatttccttaagaacacaccgtgaattcggtggacttgaatctttttatttcatctttttctcttaaagttggttttactatttttcagaatatagtttgaacttcatattgatatttcttcaactgtttgaacttgtgtttgaagtttttgaaacttcattttaatagttcataagttgattgaacttgtgttgaagttcttaacatttgatttttctatttcaagaaaatagtttgaacaaccttttttggttgttcataagttgagttgaacttattgttaaaagtttaAAGTTGTAAATACGGAGTTTAAACTTCATATGATTGTCCATATGTTAATTTAAACATGTATTTGAtgttattgttgaaaaatatagattttactaaacccgtaaaaaaataataacaaacttaagaaaattataaaaatatttattattgtgcttgtttggtgaaagaaagaatttttttccaccatttataaatcaagtactTGGTTAATATGTATTG comes from Capsicum annuum cultivar UCD-10X-F1 chromosome 2, UCD10Xv1.1, whole genome shotgun sequence and encodes:
- the LOC107858580 gene encoding ribulose bisphosphate carboxylase small subunit, chloroplastic, with amino-acid sequence MASSVISSAAVATRTNVTQASMVAPFTGLKSAASFPVTRKNNLDITSIASNGGRVQCMLVWPPINKKKYETLSYLPDLSDEQLLKEIEYLLQKGWVPCLEFETEHGFVYREHHRSPGYYDGRYWTMWKLPMFGCTDATQVLNEVQEAKKAYPQAWIRIIGFDNVRQVQCISFIAYKPEGY